Below is a window of Drosophila willistoni isolate 14030-0811.24 chromosome XR unlocalized genomic scaffold, UCI_dwil_1.1 Seg144, whole genome shotgun sequence DNA.
AAGCATTGGGCAATCTGGGAAATTGCGGTAAAAAGAGTCTATATTAAAGAATATTCTTTCCGGCAATAGGAAATGGAAAGAGTATACACTAGTTTGACAAGGTTTTCCACTATAAACATACGCTATTTCGGTTGTTTTGCTTTCGTGTGGTGTTTCGTGGTCTTTTCCACCACataaaaacaacagcaacgagCCACAGCTGCTTGGACAAGCTGCAGCGGCGCAGTGTTGCCCATACATCGATATATTTACTTGCAAATTGGCAAGTCTATTGCAATAAAACTTATTAAgagcaagaaaaaagaaataaacaaaacattcgAAGCGTTTGCAGCAACAAATCGCAATGGCATGTCTCAAAAGAAATTATGTAAAACGAAGACCCCCCTGTCACCGCAACCCGCTGCGGTTTCTATCTGGCAACGCCTCAGCTGTTAAAATGCAAGCAAAAGTCGAATAGCGAATTACATAAAACTGCATCAATCTCTACTTACAATAATAAAATCGCCAACCCAGTTCCGTACAGCGTTTTCCTCTTTATCACCCTCTCACTATAGCAGTTGCCGTTTGTTGTTCCTCTTTTTCCTGgtatttatttgtaattttcgTTTTAcccaaaagtttttttttttttgttttggcacACGCGCTGCGaacttttgttgttattttttggttcCTCTTCCTTCCGTCGTTCTGTGTATAGGTATCGTAATATAGTTGTAAAAAAGCGGAGTGTTGTTAttcgaattttaaaaaaaagtaactatatatttattagaataatttgtgcattttttttgttgtttttttctaattcggtgtaatatattttacaaatttcccCTAGACGAGCAACGACAAGCACACGACTAGAGACCAGTGCTGCCAATTTAgctattttatattttctgaaaTCTAGCTTATTTTCACGTTGTCGCCGCCTACTCCATTCGCAATTTGTGCTGTCAGCTTGGCTACTTTTTTGTCAGCACCACCAGCTAAAAAATAAAGCTAAAAAATGCTTGCTCCGATAATGTCGATTACCGATAGGTTTTGCTCCAATAATGCCCACTAGCCGATAGGTTTTGCTCCGATAATGTCGATTAACCGATAGGTTTGCTCCGAAAATGTCGATTAGCCGATAGGTGTAAACCCGCagtaaaaagtaaaagtaatcGATAAGGCGCAAAAGTTTGAATTTGCTGATTTCaaattctttttatacccttgcaaaaagggtatattcattttggtcagaagcatctccgaccatataaagtatatatattcttgatcagcacgtaTGTGCTTTGCATGTAGttttgtatatactgcaggggctATATATCTCGGATTAAGCCGGATCGGACCGCTATATCATATGGCTGCCATAGGAgcaatcggtcgaaaacagtgactttgatcaatatcttcgtcatttcctatgctaagattgcaggccgttctttcgcaaatattagtCTTTTtcgataaaacgtttttccactttaataaaccaaaaaagttgcaagggtatagaaactttgacgcggtcgaagttagccccggccctctggttaatATTACTACTTTATTAACAAGTCAAATAAACCGCAATGAGAGCCACTAGTAATCATCAATAACCTTGATCTCGGGCAAACCCCAGGGAAAATACGTTGCTCTCGTAGACTCTAATCCAAACAATCAGCtcgaaaaaaaagcaaagtaGGACCGGTTTCTTGATAAGTTTCCGAGTGCTTCTGAAAGCTTCTGCCATTGTATGCTCTCAATTTGTTCCTCGAATCATTTGTAATTCTAAGTTTGAGTGGAAATGTTGAGAGCAGCGCTTACTCTTCTTTGGGGCTGTTGCTTCCTCTGTCTGGCCTCTTGCTATGAGGTGCCAAAGGCAAGAATTCAGGTGTTTTATCCCAAGGGATTCGAAGTCTCCATACCACATGGAGAGGGCATTACCCTCTTTGCGTTCCATGGCAAGTTAAATGAGGAAATGGAGGGCTTGGAGGCCGGCACATGGGCCCGTGACATAGTGAAAATGAAGAACGGCCGTTGGACATTTCGAGATCGCGTATCGGTACTAAAGCCAGGCGATGTCTTATACTACTGGACCTATGTGATCTACAATGGATTGGGATATCGTGAAGATGACGGCGTTTTCACTGTCTCTGACTACAGCAGCGGTGAAGCCAACACCGGTTCTAGCCCCAGAGTTCCAGTTGTCACACCCTTGGAAACAACAACACCTTGGGCGTGGCCTACAGACCCGAAATATCAATTGGATGTTCGTATTGGATGCAACGAGACCCTGACTTGGAAGAATGGGGCACCCGTTAAATGTGGTGGTCAAATGATTTTCGTGGAGGAGTTCAATTCGGACAAATTTGATCCAGCCTCTTGGTTGTTGGAGCGTCGTTTTTCCGGAGCTCCAGACTACGAGTTCAATGTTTACGTAAACGATGCACCCAGCACGATGAAGTTAAACCACGGCCACGCAGTGCTCGAGGCCACCACATTGAAACGTCTGTACAAGCAAAATTTGAACAGCCATCTGGATCTGGGCTTGAGCTGTACGGGGGAGGCAGACCCGAAAAACGTAAACTGTGTGCGTGATGGTCGTACCAGACACGACCTATTGCCTCCCATGGTAACAGCCCAGTTCTCCACTAAACGAAGCTTTTCCTTCAAGTATGGTCGTGTCGAAGTGCGAGCAAAAATGCCTGGTGCCGCCTGGTTGACGCCCCAGCTTTGGCTGGAGCCTAAAGAGCATGCATATGGGTCGGACAACTATGAGTCGGGGCAGATTCGTCTGGCTTTTACGCGTCCAGCCAATGGAAAAGTGGATCTTTACACGGGCGCCCTGTTAGCTGCGAAGGAACCGATGCGATCGGCTAAGATCTGCCAGCGAGTGGGCACTGGGGAAACCAATGATGATTGGGTTGAAAGTTTCCACAACTACACGCTGCTGTGGACTCCACGAGAGATGAAGTGGCTAGTAGATGGACGAGAATTGTGTCGCCATGGAATCGATGGGGGAGCCTTTCATGGGACAACTGTGAATGGGCAAACCTTGCAGAACAGGGAAATACTGGAGCAAGGCAGCGACCTGGCTCCATTCGATAAGGAGTTTTATCTAACCTTTGGAATGAGTGTGGGCGGATTTAATGAGTTTTTCTATAATACGGACAAACCATGGGCTGAATTCAATCCAAAAGCCATGAAGACTTTCTGGGATGATGTCAAAAACAAAGCCGATATTTGGCTAGAAAATTGTCAGCTTAAAATTGACTATGTCAAAGTTTTTTCCTTATAAAttgacaatttaattaaatcttGACAATTCACTTGATTGCTTTTATGCGTTTgttgtaaaaacaaattatatcaCAGACATATTAAGGGGGGTTTCTACCTtgtgttataaaaaaattcgattctttttttttgcattttcggATAGATATATGTTTCGAGAATACTGTGTAAAAATTACAAGTTGAAATCTGTAAAATTACGAAAGTTGTCGGCCGAGCGCGCTGTGCTGTAGCGCAAATTTCTAAACGCGTATTctcaaaactaaaaatttgtatacgtAGAATAAAGTTTTTCCAACAACTCTAGAAAATTTCATTCCTTGATCTATTAtacttttcttaaaaaaaatatcttgATAAAAAGCGTCTTTTCGGCCCAACAAGGTAGAAACCCCCCTAAATGGTAAATCGAATTTGAAATATCAGCGGATTGCGGGTTTTTATCGGTTTTTTTGCTGGCTCAAGAGTGGCAACACTTTATGATTGTTATCGTTATCAATAAACCGGCTGACGACGATCTGGCATCATTAGTGCTCACATAACCTGAGGATAATTTTGTAATTCGTTTTAGAAACACAGGTAAAATTAGGCAATTTCAACACATTACGGCAATATAATGACTAAAACTCGATTTCGTCGCACAGCCCCCGCAACACAATGCAGATTACACGCCTCGCCTTACGTCAAATGACCCGTCAAATTCGTTTGCAACGCATGTACAGCGCTGCTGCGGCAACAGCCACTGCTGCTCCAGCTGAGAATTTGGTGCCCCCAGTGCCCGAGGGAGTCGCCAAGCCACCCAATCCCAAATTGGACAGCATTGTCAACAACATAGCCGCCCTCAACCTGCTCGAGGTGGCCGAGCTGAGCACGCTGCTGAAACAAAAACTCAACCTGCCAGAGACTGCCTTCGCCCCACAGATTGCAGTTGGTGGGCCGGCACGTGCTGCTTCGGCGGATGATGAAGAGGAGGCTGCCCCCAAGAAAGTGCAAACCTCGTTCACGGTGAAGCTGGTCAAGTTTGATGAGAAACAAAAGGTGGCGCTTATCAAGGAGGTGAAGACTCTGCTCGAGGGCATGAATTTGGTCCAGGCCAAGAAATTTGTAGAGAGCGCTCCAACCATTGTCAAAGGCGATTTACCCAAAGATGAGGCTGAGAAGCTAAAGGAGGCGCTCACCAAAGCAGGAGCCGTGATCGAAATTGAATAGATACATTTTTTACGTTACCCATCATATAGTTATTGTTGTAATAAAAATGCCAGGCAACATTTGCTGTAAATCTAAACAAAATGTCATAGAGTAAATGTGGATtagctacatacatacatatagataagtatgtatttgtttgtttggcgACACATTGTGACTTTTGTTGCAACTTTCTACGCATTCGCCCTGGAAAACAATCGAGTGTCCATTCCACTTTTACCTTCTTATTGAGTTTAAACATTAATTAGTGGCCAGATCTGTGTGATTAGTGAGCTTCTGCTAATTAGAGTCGTGCGTTAGAGCGGCATTCTTACGGGTGACAATacgaaagaaatgtaatgaAGAAACCAAGCAAATCAGCCAACCAAACAAGATCAATGGATCCAAATTCTGCAGCATTCGATCTTTACACGCGCCAACTTAAAAAATCTAACACTATTGTTACATCACCTCTGTAACGGATCGTGCTAAAActtctataaataaattcaaatcgAGCGTATAAATGATCGTTAGATATTTATGTTGATATTGACAATATGGATTTGTGTGTTTAATAACTCTCAAAAGCACTTTCTATCACCAAATCATGAGAcgaaatatatacatacataggtatgtatgtattacaTATGATCTGCACGCGTGTGTGAGAAACTCTGGCCAAGACAAATTGGGTTCCAAGTGCTTGGCATTTCTATCACTTTCCTCGTCCAGTTGTTTATTTGCTGTCATTTAGAATGATAAAATGCGCTTCTACCATAAAAACTTGATTAATTACATATGCCAACAAGAGGAAGGAAGAGATCGGCGAAGTCAACTTGCTATGCGTGAATGCTCCACATATTCGTCAGACGAAATAAACTCCACACGACTTGCCAGCAGGAGCGGATTTCAAAAACCtcaaataaaaccaaaaacattgCATACATTTAGGGTAATCGTATATTCTACGGGAGATGAGgttttcatttgtttgaaAAAGACCTAAATATTAGACAGAACCTTCTTTCTAATGGCTATTGTTGTTGATCTCTTGGTTATATCAGACCAATCCGGCCCTGCATTTACGCTGCACTGCGCCAAAACCTGGAGCAATGTCTAGCGTCGCGTCGGGTTCTCTCAATTAGCACCTGCGTGAGTGACACAGTAAGCCCCCAAAAACTGTAGCTCCCAGAGATCAGTCTCAATTGTAACATACACGCCTACGGACGTGCTCTCGAGCTCCAGAAGCGCTTCATTCCTTCACCTTCTCCCAAGTGAAAACCGAAAGTGAATAGACGCATAGTCATGTCGTTGTCTATGTCCAATCGCTCGACACATTCCACTCGCATCTTTGCCATAGTGGTCATCTTCTTCAGCTGCTACATTGCGGGCATATACAGTGCGGCACGTGCCAGCAGTCAAGTCATACTCAATGAATCACATAATCGCAGCCAAAGCTTGGAAACTTCTGTGGCCCTCAGGGATGGGGAGGACATGGCGATGTCTCGCAACAGTTCGAGGCATCCTAGATGTAAGTTGGAACGTTGTgggtttcttgttttttttgttttgtttgagtgAGGTCTTTTGAGTGCTGgccgtttgttttgttgttgtactcAACGACGTCGTTGTATGTGGGTCACACTTCAATTATCACCCAGTGCTGAGGTACCATGCGCTGGATTCTTTAGTCTTAAACATTATTGGACACTGGCCGCTGTCACCCGTCATTTCCGCTTGGATAAATTCCAAACTTACCCACACCCAATTATCAGAGAGTTTAGATATTTTAAGGTGCTTCTAATTTGTCGTGTGACATCTGAAAAGATTAACTGGAGGATTAACCTTATCAACTCTTTTAATCATGgataatatttacatatttttcaaacaattttgGCAAATTCTGAATTGAAATACTTTTCTATCTTTTCACATTTCCAAAGGAATATTGAGATATATTAAGAGTTGGTTATATCTTTCTCTTCTAATAATCCTTTTGATTAACTTTATTTGCCATTCATGTGAATTGACAAGTTTTTTCAGCGTTTTTTAACAGATTTCAAACATATTCCTATCATAATTAATCGAGTTGGTTCAATCTGGATTTACTCGTTGTTAGTCAGATATTTCTGAATATACCTTTTTTTGGGGggttttgttaaattttatgctcttctttatTACCCTTTCGATGGGAATCTTTAGCGagtcaatttcaattttattttttgcttggCATTTTGAATTCCTGCAGGGTTTCCATTTTACACAATCGGACGTTTCTCCAATGACATATGCATTGGGAATAATCTCCTGCTGGGCACCTGTGTGATCAATGGCGAGTGCTCGGATAACAGCGGGGTGGCTGCCGGCAGTTGCTCCACCATCACGGCTCAGGCGATTTGCTGCATTTGTAAGTACATGAAGACGACGGATCAAGGACTTGCCTCAGTTTGAATGTTGCTCCTTTTGCAGATCAAAGGACGTGTGGGGCAAGCACCACATATAACAACACCTATTTCTACAATGCCAACTATCCGGCACCCTATGCCGGGGGCGGACGTTGCTCAATTACTGTGACTCCGCCGGATTCGACAATCTGCCAGCTGCGTGTGGACTTCTTAGCCTTATCCCTGGCCCCGCCAACGGGCGATGGCGTTTGCAGCACGGATGCCTTGACCATTACGGGAGGTGCCTCACAGGTGCCAACCATTTGTGGCGAGAATGCGGGCCAGCATATCTATGTGGATTTCAATGGAGTGAATCCCATTTCCATATCGGTGGCCACATCGAGCGGTTACACCTTCAATCGGCAATGGCAGTTTCAGATACGCATGCTCGGCTGCACTTCAGCCACCTTGGCGCCCTCGGGATGTCTGCAGTACTACATGCCCTCCAGTGGCACCTTCTCCAGCTTCAATTATGTGTCCGCCGCATCGTCGGCCCTCAATTCGATTGGAGTGCAGGGCACTCGACAGTTGGCCAACACAAGATATGGCATATGTATAAGGAAGGCAACGGGCATGTGCTCCATCACGTACAGTCAGGTCAGCTCCGATTCCTATTCGTTTACGCTGACCAACGATGTGGGCGCTGTGGATCCCACACTGCTGGCCACCTCATCTGTCCAGAGTCAGGAATGCACAACGGACTATATAGTGATACCGGCTCCGACGCAGGGCGGCACAGCGATGCCAAGTGATAGATTCTGTGGACTCGGCCTGGTGTCAACGACCACTTCGGCCAAGCCATTTACGGTCTACACGGTGACTGATAGCA
It encodes the following:
- the LOC6639432 gene encoding 50S ribosomal protein L7/L12, with translation MQITRLALRQMTRQIRLQRMYSAAAATATAAPAENLVPPVPEGVAKPPNPKLDSIVNNIAALNLLEVAELSTLLKQKLNLPETAFAPQIAVGGPARAASADDEEEAAPKKVQTSFTVKLVKFDEKQKVALIKEVKTLLEGMNLVQAKKFVESAPTIVKGDLPKDEAEKLKEALTKAGAVIEIE
- the LOC6639433 gene encoding gram-negative bacteria-binding protein 3, translating into MLRAALTLLWGCCFLCLASCYEVPKARIQVFYPKGFEVSIPHGEGITLFAFHGKLNEEMEGLEAGTWARDIVKMKNGRWTFRDRVSVLKPGDVLYYWTYVIYNGLGYREDDGVFTVSDYSSGEANTGSSPRVPVVTPLETTTPWAWPTDPKYQLDVRIGCNETLTWKNGAPVKCGGQMIFVEEFNSDKFDPASWLLERRFSGAPDYEFNVYVNDAPSTMKLNHGHAVLEATTLKRLYKQNLNSHLDLGLSCTGEADPKNVNCVRDGRTRHDLLPPMVTAQFSTKRSFSFKYGRVEVRAKMPGAAWLTPQLWLEPKEHAYGSDNYESGQIRLAFTRPANGKVDLYTGALLAAKEPMRSAKICQRVGTGETNDDWVESFHNYTLLWTPREMKWLVDGRELCRHGIDGGAFHGTTVNGQTLQNREILEQGSDLAPFDKEFYLTFGMSVGGFNEFFYNTDKPWAEFNPKAMKTFWDDVKNKADIWLENCQLKIDYVKVFSL
- the LOC6638602 gene encoding uncharacterized protein LOC6638602, with product MSLSMSNRSTHSTRIFAIVVIFFSCYIAGIYSAARASSQVILNESHNRSQSLETSVALRDGEDMAMSRNSSRHPRWFPFYTIGRFSNDICIGNNLLLGTCVINGECSDNSGVAAGSCSTITAQAICCIYQRTCGASTTYNNTYFYNANYPAPYAGGGRCSITVTPPDSTICQLRVDFLALSLAPPTGDGVCSTDALTITGGASQVPTICGENAGQHIYVDFNGVNPISISVATSSGYTFNRQWQFQIRMLGCTSATLAPSGCLQYYMPSSGTFSSFNYVSAASSALNSIGVQGTRQLANTRYGICIRKATGMCSITYSQVSSDSYSFTLTNDVGAVDPTLLATSSVQSQECTTDYIVIPAPTQGGTAMPSDRFCGLGLVSTTTSAKPFTVYTVTDSNEDMDISNRGFYLSYSQNACPVL